AGACTTTCCGTGTCAGAACCCCACGGTCTCATGCGTGTCTTCTCTCTCCTTACAAGGCAAGCCGATGAGCGTACAGCTGTCCACCAGTCGGCTTCGCACTGCCCCAGGAATGGGAGATCATACCGGCTGCTATGTCTGCGGGAAACATGGTCATTGGTCTAAAGACTGTCCACTCAGTCATAACGGTAGCCACGGTGATGGCACAAGAGGTCACAGCAGCTGGGCCCTCCCATGCGGTCCCCCAGGTTATGGCAGGGGCAGCTACGGGATGGCCTCACCTCCAGCAGCTGATTACTTTGGTGGCTCTGCGTACGATCAGGCTAGTTATGTCGGTGGATTGCCGCCCCCCCCCTATAGGCTTGGCGGTTACAGCCCTGAGCTGGGGGACAGGTACGCCAGCAGGGCAGCAGGATCCTTTGCAGAGAGGTCTTCAGCTTATGATCGTGACCATCTTTATGGCAGCGTTGACTATTATGAGAAGTACAGAGCTCTGCCTTATGGCTCAAGCTATTTTGAGGATCGTCGCATGTCCTAtccgccccctcctcccccacccccttctTCCCTGTCGTCCTCCAGTGTAGATCCATATGACCGTCGCCCACTGCCTCCATCTTCACTGGCGGGTGCAGCTGCCACATTCTATGCACGAGACCGCAGCCCGATCAGACGAGTACCAGTCTCCTCGACAGGCTATGCCTTTGAGCGAACACGACTGTCACCAGTGTCAGCCTCCAGGAGCCCCTACGCTGCTCCACGACCCAGGGATCATTATG
The sequence above is a segment of the Pempheris klunzingeri isolate RE-2024b chromosome 23, fPemKlu1.hap1, whole genome shotgun sequence genome. Coding sequences within it:
- the rbm4.2 gene encoding RNA-binding protein 4.2; the encoded protein is MVKIFIGNLACNTAAEELRELFEKYGKVTECDVVKNYGFVHMKNMTEAEEAIRNLHQYQLNDWRMNVEMSKGRPKSTTKLHVSNLGEGVSSDVLRAKFEDFGPVVECDIVKDYAFVHMERMEDAMEAINKLDNTAFKGKPMSVQLSTSRLRTAPGMGDHTGCYVCGKHGHWSKDCPLSHNGSHGDGTRGHSSWALPCGPPGYGRGSYGMASPPAADYFGGSAYDQASYVGGLPPPPYRLGGYSPELGDRYASRAAGSFAERSSAYDRDHLYGSVDYYEKYRALPYGSSYFEDRRMSYPPPPPPPPSSLSSSSVDPYDRRPLPPSSLAGAAATFYARDRSPIRRVPVSSTGYAFERTRLSPVSASRSPYAAPRPRDHYAPHYAPY